The Erythrobacter sp. Alg231-14 genome has a segment encoding these proteins:
- the msrA gene encoding peptide-methionine (S)-S-oxide reductase MsrA produces MQQAIIAGGCFWCTEAVFRDVIGVTEVESGYIGGTKIDPTYKEVCTGQTGHAEGIRVTFDPDTISLPEIYDVFLGTHDPTQLNRQGGDIGTQYRSAIFPLSAEQNVEAEAAIARWNEENGKTAVTTVEGLAGDEQTSAWYPAEDYHQEYWDGEGQRNPYCVAVIPPKIMKLRKSFQKYVKS; encoded by the coding sequence AGAGGCCGTGTTCCGCGATGTCATCGGCGTAACCGAGGTGGAAAGCGGATATATTGGAGGCACCAAGATCGATCCCACCTACAAAGAGGTCTGCACCGGGCAAACCGGCCATGCCGAGGGTATACGGGTGACCTTTGATCCCGATACTATTTCATTGCCGGAGATCTATGACGTGTTCTTGGGCACGCATGATCCTACCCAGTTGAACCGTCAGGGCGGCGATATCGGCACCCAATACCGCAGCGCCATCTTTCCCCTCTCCGCAGAACAGAATGTAGAGGCCGAGGCTGCAATCGCCCGCTGGAATGAAGAGAATGGCAAGACGGCGGTGACCACCGTCGAGGGCTTGGCAGGCGACGAACAAACCTCCGCTTGGTACCCAGCAGAGGACTATCACCAAGAATACTGGGATGGCGAAGGTCAACGAAACCCCTACTGCGTCGCCGTCATTCCACCTAAGATCATGAAGCTGCGCAAGAGCTTTCAGAAATATGTGAAGAGCTAA